One segment of Streptomyces sp. NBC_00576 DNA contains the following:
- a CDS encoding C40 family peptidase, giving the protein MSGRLLRLVCTAAMAAGTFLAPVPALAVPDPSPSATRSPALAPREANEPSVAALLTDLQRLYREAEQATDTYAATAERLKRQRAEVRRLDRQLVHARLSLRERRGALGRLARQQYQSSTDISPYVRLLLARDPQHALEQDHVIRQLALKRAETVGRLVGGERRTDGLARTARAALDEQLTLGEKQKRDRDLVRERLRAVEELLASLSTEQLAELAELERDQVAGKQREFITSGALSADRKPSEDGERAVRHAVAQLGKPYEWGAEGPATFDCSGLTSQAWEKAGRPIPRTSQEQWARLPHIPLAELRPGDLVVYFPEATHVALYLGDGMVVQAPRPGAKVKVSPVAANPVLGAVRPDPDGEPLGRYTPPKLPADATAGSDEGYALPTEPTEPTEPTGSGDYAPATEPR; this is encoded by the coding sequence GTGTCAGGAAGGCTTCTGCGTCTGGTCTGTACGGCGGCGATGGCGGCCGGCACGTTCCTCGCACCGGTCCCAGCACTGGCCGTACCGGACCCGAGCCCCTCAGCGACCCGATCCCCTGCCCTCGCCCCCCGTGAAGCCAACGAGCCGTCCGTCGCCGCCCTCCTGACGGACCTTCAACGGCTGTACCGCGAGGCCGAGCAGGCCACCGACACCTACGCCGCCACCGCCGAGCGGCTGAAGCGGCAGCGCGCCGAGGTGCGGCGGCTGGACCGGCAGCTCGTGCACGCCCGGCTCTCCCTGCGCGAGCGGCGCGGCGCCCTCGGCCGGCTCGCCCGGCAGCAGTACCAGAGCAGCACCGACATCTCCCCGTACGTACGGCTGCTGCTGGCCCGCGATCCGCAGCACGCGCTCGAACAAGACCATGTGATCCGGCAGTTGGCGCTGAAGCGGGCCGAGACAGTGGGCAGGCTGGTCGGGGGTGAGCGGCGCACCGACGGTCTGGCGCGTACGGCCCGTGCCGCCCTGGACGAGCAACTCACCCTCGGCGAAAAGCAGAAGAGGGACCGGGACCTCGTACGGGAACGCCTCAGGGCGGTCGAGGAGCTGCTCGCCTCCCTGAGCACCGAACAGCTCGCCGAACTGGCCGAGTTGGAGCGCGACCAAGTAGCCGGTAAACAGCGGGAGTTCATCACCTCCGGCGCCCTCAGCGCCGACCGGAAGCCGTCCGAGGACGGTGAGCGGGCGGTGCGTCACGCGGTGGCGCAGCTCGGGAAGCCGTACGAGTGGGGTGCGGAGGGGCCTGCGACGTTCGACTGCTCGGGGCTGACCTCGCAGGCCTGGGAGAAGGCGGGGCGGCCCATCCCCCGGACCAGCCAGGAGCAGTGGGCGCGGCTGCCGCACATCCCGCTGGCCGAGCTGCGCCCCGGTGACCTGGTGGTCTACTTCCCCGAGGCGACGCACGTGGCCCTGTATCTCGGGGACGGGATGGTCGTACAGGCGCCGCGGCCGGGCGCGAAGGTGAAGGTGTCGCCGGTCGCGGCCAACCCGGTGCTGGGCGCCGTACGGCCGGACCCGGACGGGGAGCCCCTGGGGCGGTACACCCCGCCGAAGCTCCCCGCCGACGCCACAGCGGGCTCGGACGAGGGCTACGCCCTCCCCACGGAGCCCACAGAGCCCACAGAGCCCACGGGATCCGGTGACTAC